Proteins encoded within one genomic window of Spirochaeta isovalerica:
- a CDS encoding acyltransferase family protein, translating into MYLEENMKLDSSMDLNSKNNDYLRSIDGWRAISIIFVLLFHGKEQIYDFWGNSSILTILTNTGLLGVRFFFGISGFLITYKILNEIQNKKFLLKTFYIKRLFRIFPALLLYCITIAILNFTKIINFNLFELLSGPLFYANFINKGWYTGHFWSLSVEEHFYLFWPITLISFQLYKKKNIIFLFILLIVIWRFISWRFSFYRSPSLFWGRTDIQIDGLLWGGAIAIIYKTNLKSSLFDKLSSSYITILLFFFIFATSSILKYKYYQLDFLFYSLNASLIPIMLFSTIHNKNNIISKFLELSVFRFLGKLSYSIYLWQQLLITPLENKVPTLFFLQRFPISFLVTIFLSLLSYYLVEKKFILIGYKLLKKQNSSILA; encoded by the coding sequence ATGTATCTGGAAGAAAACATGAAACTTGATTCATCAATGGATTTAAATTCTAAAAATAATGATTATTTAAGATCAATTGATGGGTGGCGAGCAATCTCTATCATATTTGTTCTACTATTTCATGGAAAAGAACAAATTTATGATTTTTGGGGAAATTCATCTATACTCACAATTCTAACAAATACAGGATTGTTAGGTGTTAGATTTTTTTTTGGAATTAGTGGATTCTTAATAACTTATAAAATATTAAATGAGATACAGAATAAAAAATTCCTCTTAAAAACATTTTACATAAAAAGACTTTTTAGAATATTCCCAGCTCTTTTATTATATTGTATAACAATTGCTATATTGAATTTTACAAAAATAATTAATTTTAATTTATTTGAATTACTCAGTGGTCCATTATTTTATGCAAATTTCATTAACAAAGGATGGTATACTGGTCATTTCTGGTCTCTTTCTGTTGAAGAACATTTCTATTTATTCTGGCCTATAACGCTTATTTCTTTTCAATTATACAAAAAGAAGAATATAATTTTTTTATTTATTTTATTAATAGTGATCTGGAGATTTATTTCTTGGCGGTTTTCTTTTTATCGTTCTCCTAGCTTATTTTGGGGTCGAACAGACATTCAAATCGATGGTTTATTATGGGGAGGGGCTATAGCGATAATATATAAGACAAATTTAAAATCTTCATTATTTGATAAATTGTCTTCATCCTATATTACAATTCTTTTATTCTTCTTTATTTTTGCAACAAGTTCAATATTAAAATATAAATATTATCAGTTAGATTTTCTATTTTACTCACTAAATGCATCACTAATACCTATAATGCTTTTTTCTACAATTCATAATAAAAATAATATTATATCAAAGTTTTTAGAATTAAGTGTGTTTAGATTTTTAGGGAAATTGTCATATAGTATATATCTTTGGCAACAATTATTGATTACACCTTTAGAGAATAAAGTTCCTACATTATTTTTTCTTCAGAGATTTCCAATTAGTTTTCTTGTTACAATTTTTTTATCACTATTAAGTTATTATCTAGTTGAGAAAAAATTCATTTTGATAGGCTATAAATTATTAAAGAAACAAAATTCATCAATTCTTGCATAA
- a CDS encoding glycosyltransferase family 4 protein, with protein sequence MHKTKRIKAFYPNFFRDKLISYVVIRLVYFFRNEIVESDVMGYCSKKGFDKEIYEKLTVNDFVGTRSKSKVYYNAIPPGITWSIIQKIFSIKQIRSFSEWCFFMSLQKGDIVYLWPNASLKLYYKLKTSGFIIVSERINTLLQTSHQILNKEYNRLGITPQEPFSTEEIAEELECMNLSDYIFSPSPSVTESILRVGISQSKILQVSYGLEEDEIIYNENYKSSKTTITALFVGTICLRKGVHLLLSSWEKANVNARLIFIGNISHEIANLFSTSIKNLHNIEHIGFVDDLNPYYKGADFMILPSLEEGSPLVTYLALGAGLPSIVSPMGSGGIIQDDVEGFVIDPFNENEFVSAIQMMVNNSEIRNKMAQNSVNKAKDYVWEKVAYRRRELLFSKLSNLHKDPNLKKEN encoded by the coding sequence ATGCATAAAACAAAGAGAATTAAGGCTTTTTACCCCAATTTTTTTAGAGATAAACTTATTTCATATGTAGTAATACGATTAGTTTATTTTTTTAGGAATGAAATCGTTGAATCAGATGTTATGGGTTATTGTTCAAAGAAAGGTTTTGATAAAGAGATTTATGAGAAATTGACTGTTAATGATTTTGTAGGAACTCGTTCAAAATCCAAAGTTTATTATAACGCTATACCACCAGGTATAACCTGGTCAATAATACAAAAAATATTTTCAATAAAGCAAATTAGATCATTTTCTGAATGGTGTTTTTTTATGAGTCTGCAGAAAGGAGATATCGTTTACTTATGGCCTAATGCTTCATTAAAACTATATTATAAATTAAAAACATCAGGGTTTATAATCGTAAGTGAACGAATAAATACACTTCTCCAAACAAGCCATCAAATCTTAAATAAGGAATATAATAGACTCGGAATTACACCACAAGAACCTTTTTCTACTGAAGAAATAGCAGAAGAACTTGAGTGTATGAATCTTTCTGATTATATCTTTAGTCCAAGTCCTAGTGTCACCGAATCAATACTTCGTGTCGGAATTTCACAATCTAAGATCCTTCAAGTAAGTTATGGCTTAGAAGAAGATGAGATCATCTACAATGAAAATTACAAGTCTTCAAAAACGACAATTACAGCTCTTTTTGTTGGAACTATATGCCTTCGCAAAGGTGTCCATTTATTATTGTCATCATGGGAAAAAGCAAATGTTAACGCTCGACTCATTTTCATAGGTAATATCTCCCATGAAATTGCAAATCTTTTCAGCACTTCAATAAAAAATCTTCATAATATTGAGCATATAGGTTTTGTCGATGATTTGAATCCTTACTACAAAGGAGCTGATTTTATGATATTGCCTAGCCTTGAGGAGGGCAGCCCTCTTGTAACTTATCTTGCACTTGGTGCAGGTCTGCCCTCAATTGTTTCACCTATGGGTAGTGGAGGAATTATTCAAGATGATGTAGAAGGTTTTGTCATTGACCCTTTCAATGAAAATGAGTTTGTCTCAGCTATACAAATGATGGTCAACAATTCAGAAATTAGGAACAAAATGGCACAAAATTCAGTAAATAAAGCCAAGGATTATGTATGGGAAAAAGTTGCTTATAGAAGACGGGAGTTGCTTTTTTCCAAGTTATCAAATCTTCATAAAGACCCAAATTTGAAAAAAGAAAATTAA
- a CDS encoding acyltransferase, with translation MSRLVNKVKKKIREPLGHFFLSLTNIIWGNSKVANFYIRPFVLSLAGVKIGSNCVIMKIDINGVFSNLRIGKNTWINRNVLIECHGNVSIGNHVGIGPNFTVISSTHDIGHNYSRCGEEILYQSVAIGDGVWIGANCFVGPNTTIEDGCVLSSGSILQKSIPKNSIVAGNPARIISHIDGEIIKID, from the coding sequence ATGAGTAGATTAGTAAATAAGGTTAAAAAAAAAATAAGAGAGCCTCTTGGCCACTTCTTTTTAAGTTTAACAAATATTATTTGGGGTAATTCAAAAGTTGCGAATTTTTATATTAGACCATTTGTTTTATCTTTAGCTGGAGTAAAAATTGGTAGTAATTGTGTAATAATGAAAATTGATATCAATGGTGTATTTAGTAATCTTCGAATAGGAAAAAATACATGGATAAATAGAAATGTGCTTATAGAATGTCATGGAAATGTTAGTATTGGAAATCATGTTGGCATCGGTCCTAATTTTACAGTTATTTCTTCAACACATGATATCGGACATAACTATTCAAGATGTGGAGAAGAGATTCTTTATCAAAGTGTAGCTATTGGTGATGGTGTATGGATTGGTGCGAATTGCTTTGTAGGTCCCAATACTACAATTGAAGATGGTTGTGTTTTAAGTTCAGGTTCTATATTACAAAAATCGATACCCAAAAACTCCATTGTAGCTGGAAATCCTGCAAGAATAATTTCACATATCGATGGAGAAATAATTAAAATTGATTGA
- a CDS encoding oligosaccharide flippase family protein codes for MKITTKFYRSLNKENLKKLSFKQKAIESASFIIFGYGISQGIRLFGNIILTRLLVPELFGLITLARVFILGLNLFTDIGIGPAIIRSKRSAQSIFLNSAWTLQIIRSSILALFSLLVAYPISLLYKQPILIFLIPFIGFTGLINGFKSTSLFILNKELEQKKIVYIEVVIQLISLIFTISIAYYFRNIFALLIGDVVSSIIRVFWSHILNKDTRNRFQLEKSSVKEIFSFGKWILIATAMTFLAGQTDRILLGKLFSMTILGVYTIAINFAEIPKEIISKLSSNVIYPLIAKYLDNSREELRIKIRNQRGKFLLIIAFLIGIFSSFSDYIIYFLYDERYYKAAWILPLLTIGMWPFILTTSIDGSLFAIGKPKYHALANFIKFIYMLIALPISFRFGGFFGAIIAIVINDIPSYIVINYGLAKEKLSLISQDTIITFVLIIFTLLLLLLRSFIGLGMPGMNYI; via the coding sequence TTGAAAATTACAACAAAATTTTATAGATCTTTGAATAAAGAAAATTTAAAAAAATTGAGTTTTAAGCAAAAAGCCATTGAATCTGCATCTTTTATTATATTTGGTTATGGAATTTCACAAGGAATAAGACTATTTGGTAATATAATATTAACACGATTACTTGTACCTGAATTATTTGGTTTGATTACTCTCGCAAGAGTATTTATTTTAGGTTTAAATCTCTTTACGGATATTGGAATTGGACCTGCCATTATTCGTAGTAAAAGGTCAGCTCAGTCTATTTTTTTAAACTCAGCATGGACGCTTCAAATTATTCGGAGCAGTATTCTTGCATTATTTTCATTATTAGTTGCCTATCCTATTTCATTATTATATAAACAACCTATTCTTATATTTTTAATTCCTTTTATTGGTTTTACTGGTTTAATTAATGGCTTTAAATCTACTTCACTTTTTATCTTAAACAAAGAACTAGAGCAAAAAAAAATAGTATATATTGAAGTAGTAATTCAATTGATTAGTTTAATTTTTACGATATCTATAGCATATTACTTCAGAAATATTTTTGCACTTCTAATTGGTGATGTTGTGTCTTCTATCATTAGAGTATTTTGGAGTCATATACTTAATAAGGATACACGGAATAGGTTTCAATTAGAGAAGAGCTCTGTTAAAGAAATATTTTCTTTTGGAAAATGGATATTAATAGCAACGGCTATGACTTTTTTGGCAGGACAAACAGATCGCATATTACTTGGAAAACTTTTTTCAATGACTATACTTGGTGTATATACAATTGCTATTAATTTTGCAGAAATTCCTAAGGAAATAATATCAAAACTAAGTAGTAATGTAATTTACCCACTAATTGCTAAATATCTTGACAACTCTCGGGAAGAACTGAGAATCAAAATTCGAAATCAAAGAGGAAAGTTCCTTTTAATAATAGCATTTTTGATTGGAATTTTTTCTTCCTTTTCAGATTACATAATCTATTTTCTATATGATGAACGATATTATAAGGCCGCATGGATTTTACCATTATTGACTATAGGGATGTGGCCATTTATTTTAACGACATCTATAGATGGAAGTCTTTTTGCTATTGGAAAACCAAAATATCATGCTCTAGCAAACTTTATAAAATTTATTTATATGTTAATTGCTTTACCAATCTCATTCAGATTCGGTGGATTTTTCGGAGCAATTATTGCAATAGTAATTAATGATATACCTTCTTATATTGTCATTAATTATGGTCTGGCAAAAGAAAAACTATCCTTAATCTCACAAGATACTATAATAACATTTGTCTTAATTATATTCACTTTACTTCTATTATTATTACGTTCTTTTATTGGCTTAGGAATGCCTGGTATGAACTATATTTGA
- a CDS encoding PIG-L deacetylase family protein — METTIVFAPHPDDEVLGCGGTIALKRKYNCKVLIVYMTNGENGKLEKFKPEFLGKMRQKEAILSSQKLMVSESNIFFLGFKDGKLSDDYIKALIKIKKILNYYKPQQIFIPFENDGHPDHTETNRIVINALKSVNFSFTVFEYPLWIWLQYPWIRETSIKQFVKKFIKSNISNSNFNLIKNLNTYVDISTTINKKSSALRCHESQLNRNNFSNINSLYDVGNGEFLSYFLKKQEFFHKKRSFL; from the coding sequence ATGGAAACAACGATTGTATTTGCTCCTCATCCAGATGATGAAGTACTTGGTTGTGGTGGAACAATTGCACTAAAAAGAAAGTATAATTGTAAAGTATTAATTGTTTACATGACAAATGGAGAAAATGGAAAGCTAGAAAAATTTAAGCCTGAATTTTTAGGAAAAATGCGTCAAAAAGAGGCTATTTTATCATCCCAAAAACTTATGGTTTCTGAATCAAATATCTTTTTTCTCGGCTTTAAAGACGGAAAGCTATCAGATGATTATATTAAGGCATTGATCAAAATTAAAAAAATTTTAAATTACTATAAACCACAACAAATATTTATTCCATTTGAAAATGATGGTCATCCAGATCACACTGAAACTAATAGAATTGTAATTAATGCATTAAAATCAGTGAACTTTTCCTTTACAGTCTTTGAATATCCATTGTGGATATGGCTTCAATATCCATGGATTCGAGAAACATCAATAAAACAATTTGTTAAGAAATTTATAAAATCTAATATTTCGAATTCAAACTTCAATTTGATTAAGAATTTAAATACTTATGTAGATATTTCCACTACAATTAACAAGAAATCTTCAGCTCTCAGATGTCATGAAAGCCAATTAAATAGAAATAATTTTTCAAATATCAATTCTTTATACGATGTAGGTAATGGTGAGTTTTTGTCATATTTTCTAAAAAAACAGGAGTTTTTCCACAAAAAAAGAAGCTTTTTATAA
- a CDS encoding glycosyltransferase family 2 protein → MSQILTMNRSYVLISPCRNEAEYMKITLDSVLSQTILPSKWIIVDDGSTDETPKILAEYEMKYPFIQVVTRANRGRRSVGPGVIEAFYQGYNVINPMDFQYLCKLDLDLSLPPKYFEILIERMEENPKIATCSGKAYIKNGNRLIFERHGDDMSLGMTKFYRTTSFIDIGGFVSEVMWDGIDCHLCRMKGWIACSWDEPELRFIHLRPMGSSQNSIYTGRIRHGYGQYFMGTGLFFIIASSLFRLNQKPYILGSLAILWGWLKSAILLKPRYNNRDFRKYLRQYQWKILFWGKKRVLRKML, encoded by the coding sequence TTGAGTCAAATTTTAACTATGAATCGAAGTTATGTATTAATTTCTCCATGCCGAAATGAAGCTGAATACATGAAAATTACTCTTGATTCTGTACTCTCTCAAACTATTCTACCAAGCAAGTGGATAATAGTTGATGATGGTTCTACTGATGAGACCCCTAAAATATTGGCAGAATACGAGATGAAATATCCATTCATACAAGTTGTTACAAGAGCTAATCGAGGAAGACGTTCTGTAGGTCCTGGTGTAATTGAAGCGTTTTATCAAGGATATAATGTTATCAATCCAATGGATTTTCAATATCTATGTAAGCTTGATCTTGACTTGAGCCTTCCTCCTAAATACTTTGAAATTCTTATCGAACGTATGGAAGAAAACCCAAAGATTGCAACTTGTAGCGGTAAAGCGTATATAAAGAATGGAAATCGGTTGATTTTTGAACGACATGGTGATGATATGTCATTAGGAATGACGAAGTTTTACAGAACAACAAGTTTTATAGATATTGGAGGGTTTGTAAGTGAAGTTATGTGGGATGGAATTGATTGTCATCTATGTCGAATGAAGGGTTGGATAGCATGCAGCTGGGATGAACCAGAACTGCGTTTCATTCACTTAAGACCCATGGGGTCAAGTCAAAACAGTATATATACAGGAAGAATTCGGCATGGTTACGGTCAGTATTTTATGGGAACTGGATTATTCTTTATAATTGCTAGTTCTTTGTTTAGATTAAATCAGAAACCTTATATACTTGGTAGCTTGGCTATTTTGTGGGGATGGCTAAAAAGCGCTATTCTTCTTAAACCACGCTATAATAACCGTGATTTTCGAAAATACTTACGACAATATCAATGGAAAATCCTATTTTGGGGAAAGAAAAGAGTCCTAAGAAAGATGCTATAA
- a CDS encoding VOC family protein — MIIDHIGIVVKSLEKSILHWENVFGYKQYTTIITNTRQKVKVVFLKKNNSIMIKLVSPLSENSPIFQFMKKGGGIHHLCFKCNDINEQLIDLKQKKLRILVPPQPGEAFMNQNIAFVYAKEGLNIELIDTEIKTGIIK, encoded by the coding sequence ATGATTATAGACCATATTGGAATAGTAGTAAAATCACTTGAAAAATCAATTCTTCATTGGGAAAATGTTTTTGGTTATAAACAATATACTACGATAATTACAAATACAAGACAAAAAGTAAAAGTTGTATTTCTAAAAAAAAATAATTCTATAATGATTAAATTAGTATCACCTTTATCTGAAAATTCTCCGATATTCCAATTTATGAAAAAAGGAGGAGGAATTCATCATCTTTGTTTTAAATGCAATGATATTAATGAACAATTGATAGATTTAAAACAAAAAAAACTTAGAATCCTTGTACCTCCCCAACCTGGAGAAGCTTTTATGAATCAAAACATTGCATTTGTTTATGCAAAAGAAGGACTAAATATAGAATTAATTGATACAGAAATTAAAACAGGGATTATTAAATGA